The sequence below is a genomic window from Oryzomonas sagensis.
GTGGGCAAATCCCAGTTCAATGGTGATGCCGCGAGCCTTTTCCTCCTTGAGGCGGTCGGTGTCAATACCGGTCAGTGCCCGTACCAGCGAGGTCTTGCCGTGGTCAATATGGCCTGCCGTGCCGAGTATAAGGTGTTTCATTGCGACATCCCCCAAGAAAAAAACGGAATACATGCAAGACGGATTTATCCAATAATTACGAACAACTATCGAAACGGTCGCATGGCCGCCGGCCTGGCACCAGCGCGGTGCACCAACGTTTTCCCGACCAAAGCATCATGATGCTTTGGTCCGTTGACGATATACGGCGCATGATTCGAAATCATCCCCGCAATAGGTTATTATGTTGGCAATATTTCTGCTGGACATCGCGTAACAGTAACATTCTGGGAAAGGGTTTCTCACGAAACTGCACACATTTTGATACGTTGGAGTGCAGCCGTTTTTTGGAGGGTGTGCGTTTTCCATGTCCGGAGGGGCGTCATCTTTTACGAGGCGAGGAAATCTTCGAAATCATGGTCATACGTCTCAATATGCTTAAGCCAGAGTTGGCGAACCTGTCCCAATTCTTCCGTTGTTACCTGCTGCCCCGCCCTGATACGGTGACGCAGTTCGGCAGTTTTGAGACAGACGAACTGGTGATTGAGACCGTGCTGAATGGCCTGAGGGAAGCCCACAATCCCCATAGAGATATTTTCACTGCCGACATGTTCCAACACGGTATCCAGCAGGTGATCGAAGTCTGCCCCCAAGTCTTTATCGGGCTGCAGCAGGAGCTGCCCAAACATGGCGTCCAATTGGTCTATGATGCTCCGGTAACGACTGTCGCAGCAGAGTTCCCTTTCGGCTAGCCGCTTGGTAGCGACCAGCATGCAGGGAAAGGGTGGATCGCATTGCCTATAAGTGTCCATTTCCATAATTCGCTCTCTTCGCATTTTACCGGCCCGCTGGACAACAGGCCCTCCGTTTATTACGCATGTTCCAACATCACGCGGAGCCGGCCTGGCATGACATGATCAGACGGCGGGGCGCAGTCGGAGTGCCCGCAGACGAAAGCACCTTCGGCCAACGCCTTCAGAAAGCCCACCAGGATATGCAAATCGTGAGCAGCCATGTGGGCAGGTCTACGGTGCATTTATGCTGATATCTGTAGTAATCATCCATAAGAATTGAGCGCAGGTGCAAGAGCCGAGCTGAAACCGCTTTATGTATTTTATGTCGCAAACCTCTGTCACCGAGATCGCCCTCAATATGTCGTGAGGCGGTAACTGTAAATTTGGCGGAAGCACATGGGAATCGAACCCACCAAGGAAATTTCTCATCTCCCTCACCGGTTTTGAAGACCGGGCCACCCACCAGCGATGGTTGTGCTTCCGTTGTAAGGTTGCCATGCCGCTCCACGTCCCCCCAGGCTAACCTGAATTGTCCGACGAGCTCTCCTAGTTCATCCGCCACATTCGCCAGCTTATCGACGCCCCTGGCAGGTCCATGGGCCGATTGCGCTGCCGTTTGCATGATCTATGTGCGGCCATCTATAATTTCAATTTTCAACATGATCTGAGTCGCCCCGATATCTCAGCGGCTCCGCATTTGACCAAAGGCGCCAATTTTTCATCGATAATATGCTTGGTAAAGCGAGAAACCGGCCCTGATATATTCAGTGTCCCAACGATACTGCCGATTGAGTCGCGAAGAGGCGCGCTGATACACATAACCCCCACATATAATTCTTCATTATCAATAGCAAATCCCTGCTCAGCCACCTCCTGCAAGTGTCGCAACAGATGATCCCGGTCCGTAATGGTATTTGATGTATAACGCTGCAATTTGCCAACGGGGAGATGCCGTAACAACTCTTTCTTTTTCATGAATGCCAGATGTGCCTTGCCCCCGGCCGTACAGTAGGTTGGAAGACAAGCTCCCAGCCGTGGGACAACACGAACCGGCTGGCTTGACTCAACCGCGTCGAGGCAGATACTGAAGGAATCTCTGAGAACCGCTATGTAGGTTGTTTCGTTATGCTGATGAACTTGCGACTCCAATACCGGCCTTGCATGGCGCAACAGGCCCATATGCCTGATAGCGGATTGTCCTAATCTTAAGGCCTGCAGCCCCAAGCGGCAGCGGCCTGTCGTCATATCTTTCTCTATATAGTTGCGTTTTTCCAGGGTGGTCAGCAAGCGAAGCACCTTATCCTCGGAGAGGTGCATAGAGTCAACCAAATGGTTGAAGCTAAGCTCCCCCCCCCCACTCTGGAACTGCTCCAGGAGATCGAGAGCGTTGGTGACAGACTGTATGCAATAACGCTGTTTATCCAGGTTCATTTATTCGCTCCGCAAATATCAAAGCGTAGCTTTCCCTTTACTGCATTCTCTAGTTTATATAATTGATCATTCGTGGGTGGCGCCATTGTAAAGGCGCCACCCTTAATTAGCATATTAGCTAAAATGAATATTGCAGAACCACGCGTGCCGTATAGGGAGATTCAGGATCGGCGACAGCATTTTTGCCATTCAGTACGGAATTTTTGTAGAACCCACCAAGGAAAACATATGCTGCCTGTATTTTTGCCTCAAGGTTATCGTACAATTTATAGTTCGTTACTATATTCAACTCAGTACCCATATAGTTCGAGGCATTCTGGATATTGTTATGCTTATCCGTCGGCTTAAGCGCATTTGTATGGGCCGCCCATGCAGCTCCCGCATTGAGCGATGCTGACAGCTTTGGGGTGATATTCGCGTCGTATCCGATGGTATAGAGATACAAACCTTGTTGATTTATTGGCGTTGTACCATTGCCCATATTGTAGACCATCATGTTTTCAGTCGTCGGGCCAGACGTCAGATTGTTTCTGTTGAGGAGGATCATGCCGCTCTCATTGTAGCTGCTGACGGAGGAAACGCCCCAGATGGCATCGGGCGACTGGTTTACGGTAACCCACCCGGTCAGGTGCTTGCTTTTGAGAGTTGAGGCGTTGTTGTCATTCCCGGAGGTAAAGAGAAGGGCTGTTTTGAGCGTACCGGGGCCAACATCCATTTTACCGGCCACGTTATAGGCGAAGGCATTGAGAAAAGCGCTATCACCATTGCTGTTGACGTTTCTCAGTATACCTCCCTGGTAAGCGGCAAAACCACTGAGGGCCACCGGCCCCACCTTTGCATCTCCCGTCAGGCCAAAGGCATGAACTTGAGTCGACGTGTCGACGGGGGTGGTTGCCGTCGCAGAGAGATAAAGCGGCCGGCCGTCGCCATAGATGTAGTAGGCTGCCCCGACATTCGCGGATTTATTGAGGGCATACTTAAGCTCGACCACGCCGATGTCAAGATTCTGGTTGCCACGCACATTTGCCTGGTTCATGGGTGAGCCTACGCTGAAATAAGATTGGTCATACCCACGAATGTATGCAGTGTTGAAGGTAGCGGCATTCACCTGCGTGGAAGCAGATATTCCCGCTGCGTCAAAATCAAACATGACTCCCTTGATGGAATCCTTGAACGGCTGAATACCGGCTCTTACCCGGGTTGGGGTCGCTGGGATTTTAAAGTCGAGATATACCCACTTGGTTTCGAGGTTTACGGCATCAGATTCCAAGGCACCACCGGAATTTCTGAAGGCGGCGGTTGTTGTTGAAGCGGTTGCGTTTGAGTTGGCTGCCGTCAAGGCCCCTTGAGCCTTGTCGCCCCAAACGGAGTCCATTTCAAAGCCGGTTACCAGCTTCAGGTCATCGCTGGCTTTTGCGGTATAAAAAAGGCGTGCACGCTGTTCAAAATAATTGTTTATACGGAGATTACTGGTTGTATTGCCTGATGGGAACGCAGGGGTGGGGCCGGATAAAATGGCTCCCGCCCCACCCTGTTCGTAGTTGGAGATAAAATACTTCAACATATACGAGCCGTGAAATTCATTTTCAAACGCCGACGCCTGCACTGCTGTCGCCATCGTCAAGACGCAAGCCCCCAAAAGAGCTACCTTCATTTTGTTCCTGCTGCTTAAACGCTCCATTCAATTCCTCCTTAGTGAATTGTATCCAACCAGCAAGGGGTGGATTGTGCGGCCTCTTCTCGCATCAAATCAAAAGGATATTATCCATTTAAAATAGTATGTTATGCACAACTAGTCTCAAAAACGTGGGGGTAGCTATTTACCCCCCATCACATGAAGGAGACACAAACCTTTAAAAGTCGAGGCACCACTGAAGCCAAGCGGCTCTGTTTCAGCTAGAGCCAGAATCGATACAAACGACCCGGTGTTGTTGCTTTTTTTAATACTTTAGCAACTCTAATGCCAGATCGCACAAACTCATATCACTATGATTTTATTATTATTTTAAAACAGGGAGGGTGTGTACAGCGAGGAGCAACAATAACTATTGGAATGGTATTTAAGCTAATAAATGGTTTTTTTATTTATTTGATAGCTAGTTACAGCGATAATAACCAGAGCAATAAATGATAGCTAATATTATAGCAGTAAATTATTTTTAATTTGTTAAATAAATAGTTGTAAATTTATATTTATTCACATCTTATATAATATTGTTTACCGCATAAATATTTATACAAATAGTCATTATATAATAGCGATTATTTGTTTATACGATTTTTACAAGAGCTTATACGTTTACTCAGACCTGGCTGTGAGATGCCGAGCATTCTGGCTGCAAGCGTCTGGTTTCCACCTGCCTTATCTAAAGCAGCCTCAGTCAAGATGTCTTCAACCTCGGAATAAGTAGGTAATCGTTGTGCGTTGAGAAAAACCTGTAAAATTGCAGCATCTCCCAATATACAGGCATCAGGGTTAGATTCTATTTCTTGCCGATAATTAATTACATCTTTAAAGCCATCGGCGGACAGCATTATTTTATTCCGGCACACTTCATCATATACTATGGATCGCAGTTCGCGGATGTTTCCGGGGAATGCGTAGCGTGACAATAATGCAGGGATTGGCTTCGGGATATTCGGGGGGCATTTCAAACCAAGCTCATGTGCTGCCGCTTTAACAAAATGTTCAAGCAACAAGGGAATGTCTTCTTTGCGTTCCCTGAGCGGAGGTATATGGATATGATGAGTTTGCAGCCGATAGAAGAGATCTTTGCGAAATTCACCACATTGTTGCTTGCTTAACAAATCATGGTTAGTAGCCAAGACAAATCTGGATTTTGTACGCTTTAACTGGTCGCCCCCAACGGAATAATATTCTCCATCCTGTAAAAGCCGCAGTAGCTTAACCTGCGACGACTGGCTTAAATCTCCAATCTCATCGAGAAACAGTATCGTTTCTTCCGCTTGTTCTACAAGCCCGCTGCGGGAATCATCCGCACCGGTGAATGCGCCCCGCTTGTGGCCAAACAAGGTGTCGGAGAACATCGCATCGTCAAGTCCAGCTATGTTTACAGAGACCATAGGTTTGTCATAGGCGCATGCTTTGTATAAAGCCCTGGCGATCAACTCTTTCCCGACGCCGCTTTCACCGGTTATTAAGACCGGCTGCTTACTTAAAGCTATTGATTCTATATACTGGAAAATGGCAAACATTTTCTTGCTTGTGGTTACAATATCACTAAAGGCTTCCGGGTTCTCCAAACGATCGGTCAGCAGCCTACTGCGTACATCTCTGCTTTCTCTTTGTAGTTCAATTATGCGAATGGCATGTAATATTCCTGTGATTATGCGATTTACATCATTTGTCTTTACATAGTAATCGAATGCCCCGACTTTCATGCAGCGAACAGCATAATCAACCTGGTTCATGCCAGTAATAACAATGACAAATACAGATGGAAACGTTTCTGAAATCGTAGTAAGAAGTTGTTCTCCAGAAACATGCGGCATCGTAAGGTCGAGAAGAACGAGCCCGACGTTCTGTTCATTTATGATGTCCAGCACCTGCCGGCTATCCTGGCATTGGATAATGTTATTAATGCCTCCCTCTCCATTGAGTGCCATGGTTAAAGAACGCAACCACGGCAATTCATCATCGACAAGTAGGACTGAAAACGCTGGGTATAGATTTTTTTTCATGCAAGAGCTCCATTCGCGGCAGCCGGTAGTACGAGAGTAACAGTTGTCCCCTTGCCCAACGTTGAATCTATGGTAAGCACTCCCCCATGTTCTTTGGCGATTGTGGAACTCACCGAAAGCCCGAGCCCGGTACCGCCCAGTTCACGTTTAGTCGTGTAAAAAGGATCCGTAATATACTGAAGTTGCTCCGGAGCGATGCCAACGCCCGCGTCGGAAACCTGGAGCTCGACCACCCGTTCGCTCTCATTGTAACCGGTTCTCAGAACGATACTTTCATCCTGACTGGAGAGAGCTTGGCAGGCATTCATGATCAGGTTGACAATGACTTGCTCGATACGTTGCGAATTGCCGCGAATTTTCGGTAAATCTTCGGCGTAGTGGGCGACAAATGAATCCGTCGCTTGTTTTATGGAAGTATCGACGAGCCTTATTGCTGTTTTTGCAACGGAATTCAAGTCTACGACTTCATCCTGCTGAGGAATGGTGCTTCTGCTGAAATTCTTCAAGTCATTGACAATGCGGCCAATACGTTTTGAAGCTTCGAGCGTTTCAGCCGGCAGATACCAAAGATTTTCCCTTATCTGCGAGTACTGCCACTTCCCGATGGCAAAATCCCCATTTTTTTTGTACCACTCCTCAGTGATGTGTCTGATAGTCTCGTTCATTTCCGACAGCATTGTCACATTCAAAAGAACCAGCCCATTAGGGTTGTTAATCTCATGGGCTACGCCAGACACAAGCGTGCCTATGGCAGCCATCTTGCTCGTCTGTATCAATTGTTCCTGGTTGCGACGCAACTCATCCTCGGCGCGCTGGCGCTCTTTAACCTCTTGCGCAAGTGCGGCAGTACGTTGTGCAACCTTACTTTTCAGGGTGCGGGACCATATAAAGACAACACTGAGTATTACCAGATATAAAGCTGTTAAGGATCCAGCAATTTTAATGGTCTGTAACCACGCTTCCCTGTGTGGCTTAAGGCCATCTCCCAGCCATTTGTCATGAATTTTTTTGTACTGGCCTGTCTTGTGCAGAATAGCAAGTCCCTGGGTAAACTGCTGAAGTAATTCTTGATTTCCCTTCCTGACGGCAAAACTATAGTTGAAAGCATTCTGGGTTTCTGCAATATACACAACATTTTTTAGTCCCAGCTTTTTTATCAGGTAGGCGGCCACATCTTTGGGCAAAATTGCATACTCATGCATCCCGGAGTCAAGTAGCCGCAGTATTTGCTCATCAGTATCAAAAAGAGTCAGAGAATCGTTCCACCCCTGTTCTATTGCAAGGTCTGAAATCACATTGCCCTTCAACGCCATGATATCCTTGCCTTTCAATGTCTCAGAAGGGCTTATCGGAAGCGCTCCCTTTCTGCCGAATATTGAAAAAACGACTATCGTATGGGGGGAAAAATCGAAATATTTTGCACGCGATTCCGAATATGCAATGTCCATTAAAACATCTATTTTTCCGTTATAGAGCGATCTCCGAATAGAGCCAAAAGGTTCAATGGTAAACTGGAGGTTCATCCCCATCGTCTTGGCAATAGCGCGGGTGAGCTCCACACCATAACCGGTGAATTTGCCTTCTTGGTCAAGAAATTCAAACGGTGGGTGACTGATGATTCCCCCGACAATGATAGGGCGGTTCTCTGTCAGTGGTTCAGCCATGGCAGGGAAAACACACAATACGTGCCAGCAACAAAGCACCATTATTGCCGGAATACGGTGAATGGTTAAGTTTGCTTTTATACCCAGAAATAGTTGCCGCAAATTTTGAGTTACTTTGGAATTCACATACAATTGCAGAGCTTGATGCATGCCTACACGCCTCAAAATAAAAAATATTTATTTAATATTATTAATTATATCGCACCCACCTCATTGAACACAAGAGAAGAAATGTTAGGGAAATTTCAACTGTGAAATCGGCTTCGATTCGACGCAAAATGACACCTCAGTTCATTTTTTCTAACAACGGACATCACCCCCCCCATGGCGCCGGAAGGGCAAAATTCACCCATTGTGTGAACAGATCTGCTGGGATATTGAGCGGAATATCCTGATATGAAACGTCCTAACCATTTTCAACCTTATTGCCAACAACCAAGAGGGCAGATGATTCAAGATCCATCTGCCCACAAATTGCCGGCGGCCCAGCCAAGCAAATAGCGCATGAAACGTATTCAAGGTAAGTTCCATCAAGTCCTAAAAGTTTTGCCGAATTCTTTCTCGCCATAAGATCGATCGGGGCCTTTTAAATTACACTTTTCAACCGTTCGATGAAATCGGCCATTCCAACCGCAGGTACAGGGTTCTGAGCCTGCCCGAGGGCGGCTGAGATCACACAATTTTCGCGACCAAAAGCAGAACGCGCCTTTGCCTATCGATCAGACCAGAAAGCACGTTGCTCGTCTGCGTATTTCCACGCAGCGCGAGCACTTCCCCCGTCAACATGGCGGCGCCAAGCACACCTGCCGTTTTAAGAACATCGACTCCTCGTAGCTCCCTTTGGGAATGAGAGCCTTGCGCTCCTTCCTTTTAAACTATTTTTTTAAGGCTTCCCGTTTTTGCAGCAGGTCTTCCCAAAAGGATGGTAATCTGATTTCTTTACTCATTATTTCAGTGTCATACCAGCCGGGGATCAGTATACTTTTTTCTCCCGTCCCCCCGGAAACAAGTATCAGCAGCTTCCCAATCTCGGGACTCGGAACCATTGTTTGCGGATCCTTAATCCGGTAAACCCACTCGGGAACCCCCTTGCGTATTGCGCCTCTCAGATAGCGCTCTCTATATTCCTTAAACGGAATCTTGGCGTGTTCTTTGATGTAGGCGGTCATTGTTTCCCGCGTCCACCCCTTGTCTGCCAACATTTTTGCTGTATCCTGAGCAATGATCAGCAGCATCGTTGCACGGTACGGTCTCTCGAGCCCGGCCAAGTGTGCTGCAACAAGGTTCAGGAACCCTGTATCCGACTGCCCTATACCAAGGATACTGTGCGTTCCTTCAGCGGCCAAAAGCATCACCACGTTTGCATCCGCCGGCACCCCCAATTCAGTTTGCAAAGGAGGCCACGGACTTGCTTCGCGGTTTTCAGCGAGCATCATGGCAAAATCACCCGGAAAACCGATAGTTGACATGTCCGTCACCCCGGGCCAACTCCCACCGACATTTTGAATGATCAAGTGGAGAGCCCTACTGATAGACGCGTTGGCCCGCCAACCTCGCCCCAGGCTGTTGGCTCCTGAGTTTATGGCCAGTTGCTTGGAGATGGGACCGCTTACTATTATCATCGGTACGTCGGGATTCGTGGTTGTGGCCAGCCCCTTCAGATCGAACTCCGGTGCGGCAACCAGTTCAACCGCCGACAGCAATAGGGGCAAATATTCGGGTTTGCAGCCGGCCATCACCGCATTAAC
It includes:
- a CDS encoding IclR family transcriptional regulator yields the protein MNLDKQRYCIQSVTNALDLLEQFQSGGGELSFNHLVDSMHLSEDKVLRLLTTLEKRNYIEKDMTTGRCRLGLQALRLGQSAIRHMGLLRHARPVLESQVHQHNETTYIAVLRDSFSICLDAVESSQPVRVVPRLGACLPTYCTAGGKAHLAFMKKKELLRHLPVGKLQRYTSNTITDRDHLLRHLQEVAEQGFAIDNEELYVGVMCISAPLRDSIGSIVGTLNISGPVSRFTKHIIDEKLAPLVKCGAAEISGRLRSC
- a CDS encoding sigma-54-dependent transcriptional regulator, encoding MKKNLYPAFSVLLVDDELPWLRSLTMALNGEGGINNIIQCQDSRQVLDIINEQNVGLVLLDLTMPHVSGEQLLTTISETFPSVFVIVITGMNQVDYAVRCMKVGAFDYYVKTNDVNRIITGILHAIRIIELQRESRDVRSRLLTDRLENPEAFSDIVTTSKKMFAIFQYIESIALSKQPVLITGESGVGKELIARALYKACAYDKPMVSVNIAGLDDAMFSDTLFGHKRGAFTGADDSRSGLVEQAEETILFLDEIGDLSQSSQVKLLRLLQDGEYYSVGGDQLKRTKSRFVLATNHDLLSKQQCGEFRKDLFYRLQTHHIHIPPLRERKEDIPLLLEHFVKAAAHELGLKCPPNIPKPIPALLSRYAFPGNIRELRSIVYDEVCRNKIMLSADGFKDVINYRQEIESNPDACILGDAAILQVFLNAQRLPTYSEVEDILTEAALDKAGGNQTLAARMLGISQPGLSKRISSCKNRINK
- a CDS encoding transporter substrate-binding domain-containing protein, whose translation is MHQALQLYVNSKVTQNLRQLFLGIKANLTIHRIPAIMVLCCWHVLCVFPAMAEPLTENRPIIVGGIISHPPFEFLDQEGKFTGYGVELTRAIAKTMGMNLQFTIEPFGSIRRSLYNGKIDVLMDIAYSESRAKYFDFSPHTIVVFSIFGRKGALPISPSETLKGKDIMALKGNVISDLAIEQGWNDSLTLFDTDEQILRLLDSGMHEYAILPKDVAAYLIKKLGLKNVVYIAETQNAFNYSFAVRKGNQELLQQFTQGLAILHKTGQYKKIHDKWLGDGLKPHREAWLQTIKIAGSLTALYLVILSVVFIWSRTLKSKVAQRTAALAQEVKERQRAEDELRRNQEQLIQTSKMAAIGTLVSGVAHEINNPNGLVLLNVTMLSEMNETIRHITEEWYKKNGDFAIGKWQYSQIRENLWYLPAETLEASKRIGRIVNDLKNFSRSTIPQQDEVVDLNSVAKTAIRLVDTSIKQATDSFVAHYAEDLPKIRGNSQRIEQVIVNLIMNACQALSSQDESIVLRTGYNESERVVELQVSDAGVGIAPEQLQYITDPFYTTKRELGGTGLGLSVSSTIAKEHGGVLTIDSTLGKGTTVTLVLPAAANGALA